GGAGTAAACTTCTTATAATATTCAAAAAAACTATTTATAACATTTAAATCAAATTTTTTCATTTTCACCCCTTATATTAATCGTCATACTTTGACTAAGCTTTAGTTATATATTACCTTATTTTCCACAAATTACAACTCAATTCATGACATGATTTTTTTTAATTCTTTGTTTTATTTATCCGTTTTAGCTTTATTTCAAAGCTATCTGTAAACATGATAATCTTTCTACCAAGCTCACCACCCACGTCATAACTAACTATCTTAATGCGATTCTTTTCAAGTTCCTCAAAAGCTATCTCTATATTCCTCTGCCCAACATTTAAAATGCTACTCCTTTGCCCCACCGTCTCCAACACTGCAGCTCCACCAAAAACCTTAGCCTGTAAAGATTGAGCATTTGCTCCCATCTCTAACATTTTTTGAATCAATTTGGGTAT
This DNA window, taken from Calditerrivibrio sp., encodes the following:
- a CDS encoding chemotaxis protein CheD; this encodes MVSHFLLPGTIFVSKDQAEITTILGSCVAICLWDPVSRIGGMNHYLLPLWNGEGIPTPKYGNVAIPKLIQKMLEMGANAQSLQAKVFGGAAVLETVGQRSSILNVGQRNIEIAFEELEKNRIKIVSYDVGGELGRKIIMFTDSFEIKLKRINKTKN